In one Saccharibacillus brassicae genomic region, the following are encoded:
- the trpA gene encoding tryptophan synthase subunit alpha: MKTNASTSRLTMMSHSAESGLAAGAAQEGERLPAFEAPNRIEETFRRLGETGGTALIPFLTVGDPDLDTTLDIIEQMEKAGADVLELGVPYSDPLADGPVIQRASARALEQLITVRTCLDVARKARERGVQMPFVLFTYYNPILQTGLDLFFEEASRNGISGLIIPDLPYEESEDMLRRADRVNIALIPLVAPTSSERIDKILRSGRGFVYCVSSLGVTGERASFHDGVDAFIRDVKSRTDLPVAVGFGISGRDQVERFAELCDGVVVGSAIVRTIETLIPDLMNADKREDALLQIREFVAELKV; the protein is encoded by the coding sequence ATGAAGACGAACGCCTCTACGTCCCGTCTGACGATGATGAGCCATTCCGCCGAAAGCGGGCTGGCCGCCGGAGCTGCGCAAGAAGGCGAACGTTTGCCCGCTTTCGAAGCTCCGAACCGGATCGAAGAAACGTTCCGCCGGCTTGGCGAAACGGGAGGCACCGCGCTGATCCCGTTTCTGACGGTCGGCGATCCCGATCTCGACACGACGCTGGACATTATCGAGCAGATGGAAAAAGCCGGCGCCGACGTGCTGGAACTCGGCGTGCCTTACTCCGATCCGCTTGCGGACGGCCCGGTCATCCAGCGCGCTTCCGCGCGGGCGCTTGAGCAGCTTATTACGGTGCGCACCTGTCTGGACGTGGCGCGCAAAGCGCGAGAGCGCGGCGTGCAGATGCCTTTCGTCCTGTTCACGTACTACAATCCGATCCTGCAGACCGGATTGGACCTCTTTTTCGAAGAAGCGTCCCGCAACGGCATCAGCGGCCTGATCATTCCCGACCTGCCTTACGAAGAGTCGGAAGACATGCTGCGGCGCGCCGATCGGGTGAACATCGCCCTCATTCCGCTGGTCGCTCCGACCTCGAGCGAGCGGATCGACAAAATTTTGCGCAGCGGCCGGGGCTTTGTCTACTGCGTGTCGTCGCTCGGGGTGACCGGCGAACGGGCTTCGTTCCATGACGGCGTCGATGCTTTTATCCGCGACGTGAAATCGCGGACCGACCTGCCTGTCGCTGTCGGCTTCGGCATCTCCGGGCGCGATCAGGTAGAGCGCTTCGCGGAACTGTGCGACGGCGTTGTCGTGGGCAGCGCGATCGTGCGCACGATCGAGACTTTGATTCCCGATCTGATGAATGCCGACAAGCGCGAAGATGCGCTCTTGCAAATTCGCGAATTTGTGGCAGAATTAAAAGTATAA
- a CDS encoding prephenate dehydrogenase — protein sequence MKIAVIGVGLIGGSLALCFRGKPGLELVGYSNRQDLADLSVELGVVDSATLSLEEAVQDADFIFLSTPVGLLETYLEQVHALPLKKGCIVTDVGSTKDSIAAKARQLDWEDACFIGGHPMAGSERSGVQAATSLLFENAYYVLTPEPGTDPARIAALTELLSHTRAKVICLEPGQHDEIVGAISHLPHIIAVALVNQISGYHDSNPLYRTLAAGGFRDITRIASSDPVVWRDILLNNRFNLLKLLRDWNVQVESFIDQLEREDGEGISARFRDAGDFRDELPERRKGAIAKTYDLYLDVPDHPGIIGRITTELGSQGVNLSNLQIIESREDVPGLMRLSFRDEIQMERARKVLTGLEFDVYA from the coding sequence ATGAAAATTGCTGTGATCGGCGTCGGACTGATCGGCGGCTCGCTGGCTCTGTGCTTCCGCGGGAAGCCGGGCCTTGAGCTTGTCGGCTATTCCAACCGGCAAGATCTGGCCGATCTGAGCGTGGAACTCGGAGTCGTCGATTCCGCGACCCTGTCGCTGGAAGAAGCGGTCCAAGACGCCGACTTTATTTTTCTCTCCACGCCCGTCGGGCTGCTGGAGACATATCTGGAACAAGTTCATGCCCTGCCGCTCAAAAAAGGCTGCATCGTCACCGACGTGGGCAGCACCAAAGATTCGATCGCCGCAAAAGCGAGACAGCTGGATTGGGAGGACGCCTGCTTTATCGGCGGCCACCCAATGGCCGGCTCGGAACGCTCGGGCGTGCAGGCCGCGACTTCGCTGCTGTTCGAGAACGCGTATTACGTGCTGACGCCGGAACCGGGTACCGATCCGGCGCGCATCGCGGCGCTGACCGAACTGCTGAGCCATACGCGCGCCAAAGTAATCTGCCTGGAACCGGGTCAGCACGACGAGATCGTCGGTGCGATCAGCCATCTGCCGCATATTATCGCCGTGGCGCTCGTCAATCAGATCAGCGGCTATCACGACAGCAATCCGCTGTACCGGACGCTCGCGGCGGGCGGTTTCCGCGATATTACCCGGATCGCTTCCAGCGACCCCGTCGTCTGGCGCGACATTTTGCTGAACAACCGCTTCAACCTGTTAAAGCTTTTACGCGACTGGAATGTGCAGGTGGAAAGTTTTATCGACCAGTTGGAGCGCGAAGACGGCGAAGGCATCTCGGCCCGGTTCCGCGACGCCGGCGATTTCCGCGACGAACTGCCGGAGCGCCGCAAAGGCGCGATCGCCAAAACGTACGATCTGTATCTCGACGTCCCCGATCACCCGGGCATTATTGGCCGCATCACGACCGAGCTCGGTTCGCAGGGCGTCAACTTGAGCAACCTGCAGATCATCGAGAGCCGGGAAGACGTGCCGGGTCTTATGCGGCTGTCTTTCCGCGACGAAATCCAGATGGAACGGGCACGGAAAGTGCTGACCGGCCTGGAATTCGACGTGTACGCTTGA
- the hisC gene encoding histidinol-phosphate transaminase, with the protein MQPKAHIVDLPVYQPGKPIEEVQKEYGLSEVVKLASNENPYGFSPRVKAAIESELTKFNLYPDGGAVELTAAVAEHLSVQADQVIFGCGSDEIIALIARAFLSEGDENIMADATFSVYKSNADIEKATSIEVPLKNGTHDLEAMLAAVTDRTQIVWICNPNNPTGTIVSETELKSFLDRVPSSVMVVLDEAYFEYVTDSAYPDGTKLLADYGNVVVLRTFSKIYGLAALRIGYGVGQASVIRSINQVREPFNTTRIAQAAAKAALADREFVESCRIKNTEGISFLQGEFDRLGLSYFPANGNFIMVDTQRSAADLFQRMLRKGVIARAGFKLYPTYMRVTVGSPRENEIFIRTFEEALNEQGAAV; encoded by the coding sequence ATGCAGCCCAAAGCCCATATTGTCGATCTTCCGGTCTATCAGCCAGGCAAACCGATCGAAGAAGTTCAAAAAGAATACGGACTCAGCGAAGTCGTGAAGCTGGCTTCGAACGAAAATCCGTACGGATTTTCCCCGCGCGTCAAAGCCGCGATCGAAAGCGAACTGACCAAGTTCAATCTGTATCCGGACGGCGGGGCGGTCGAACTGACGGCAGCCGTGGCCGAGCATCTGTCCGTCCAGGCCGACCAGGTCATTTTCGGCTGCGGGTCGGACGAGATCATCGCCCTGATCGCGCGCGCGTTCCTGTCGGAAGGCGACGAGAACATTATGGCCGACGCCACTTTTTCCGTATACAAAAGCAATGCCGATATCGAAAAAGCGACCAGCATCGAAGTGCCGCTCAAGAACGGCACGCACGATCTCGAAGCGATGCTCGCGGCGGTGACGGACCGGACGCAGATCGTCTGGATCTGCAATCCGAACAACCCGACCGGCACGATTGTCAGCGAAACCGAATTGAAAAGCTTCCTGGACCGCGTTCCGTCTTCCGTGATGGTCGTGCTCGACGAAGCTTATTTCGAATACGTGACCGACAGCGCCTACCCGGACGGCACGAAACTGCTGGCCGATTACGGCAACGTGGTCGTACTGCGCACTTTTTCCAAAATTTACGGGCTTGCCGCGCTGCGGATCGGTTACGGCGTAGGCCAGGCTTCGGTCATCCGCTCTATCAATCAGGTGCGCGAACCGTTCAACACGACGCGTATCGCCCAGGCTGCGGCCAAAGCGGCGCTTGCCGACCGGGAGTTCGTGGAGTCGTGCCGCATTAAGAACACCGAAGGCATCTCGTTCCTGCAGGGCGAGTTCGATCGTCTGGGCCTGTCTTATTTCCCGGCCAACGGCAACTTCATCATGGTCGATACGCAGAGGTCGGCGGCGGACCTGTTCCAACGCATGCTGCGCAAAGGCGTCATCGCGCGTGCCGGGTTCAAGCTGTATCCGACGTACATGCGGGTGACGGTCGGTTCTCCGCGAGAGAACGAGATCTTTATCCGGACGTTCGAAGAAGCGCTGAATGAACAGGGAGCGGCCGTCTAG